Genomic DNA from Solanum pennellii chromosome 3, SPENNV200:
NNNNNNNNNNNNNNNNNNNNNNNNNNNNNNNNNNNNNNNNNNNNNNNNNNNNNNNNNNNNNNNNNNNNNNNNNNNNNNNNNNNNNNNNNNNNNNNNNNNNNNNNNNNNNNNNNNNNNNNNNNNNNNNNNNNNNNNNNNNNNNNNNNNNNNNNNNNNNNNNNNNNNNNNNNNNNNNNNNNNNNNNNNNNNNNNNNNNNNNNNNNNNNNNNNNNNNNNNNNNNNNNNNNNNNNNNNNNNNNNNNNNNNNNNNNNNNNNNNNNNNNNNNNNNNNNNNNNNNNNNNNNNNNNNNNNNNNNNNNNNNNNNNNNNNNNNNNNNNNNNNNNNNNNNNNNNNNNNNNNNNNNNNNNNNNNNNNNNNNNNNNNNNNNNNNNNNNNNNNNNNNNNNNNNNNNNNNNNNNNNNNNNNNNNNNNNNNNNNNNNNNNNNNNNNNNNNNNNNNNNNNNNNNNNNNNNNNNNNNNNNNNNNNNNNNNNNNNNNNNNNNNNNNNNNNNNNNNNNNNNNNNNNNNNNNNNNNNNNNNNNNNNNNNNNNNNNNNNNNNNNNNNNNNNNNNNNNNNNNNNNNNNNNNNNNNNNNNNNNNNNNNNNNNNNNNNNNNNNNNNNNNNNNNNNNNNNNNNNNNNNNNNNNNNNNNNNNNNNNNNNNNNNNNNNNNNNNNNNNNNNNNNNNNNNNNNNNNNNNNNNNNNNNNNNNNNNNNNNNNNNNNNNNNNNNNNNNNNNNNNNNNNNNNNNNNNNNNNNNNNNNNNNNNNNNNNNNNNNNNNNNNNNNNNNNNNNNNNNNNNNNNNNNNNNNNNNNNNNNNNNNNNNNNNNNNNNNNNNNNNNNNNNNNNNNNNNNNNNNNNNNNNNNNNNNNNNNNNNNNNNNNNNNNNNNNNNNNNNNNNNNNNNNNNNNNNNNNNNNNNNNNNNNNNNNNNNNNNNNNNNNNNNNNNNTTCTTCTTCTTGTAAATGTGAAGTACCGATTTCAGATGCTCTtggttttttggattttgattttatcaACTCTTCCACAAAATCAGATTCAGAATCTGATGATTCCTcgatttcttttcctttccttttctttcctctttctttCGTCCTTTTCTCAGattcatctatttttttcttttctttcccttttctcttcttgacgTTTTCCTTTggatgtttgtttgtttttttttctattgttgaTTTCCCTGATCTAGATTTAACTTTAACAGATGAAGTTTGAGATTGTGTTTGTGATAAAATTTCGAAAGATGGAGCATGAAAATCGTCTGAACTTGCTTCTTCATTCAATCTTCTACTTTTTCTCGGGGTTTCGTTGCCTCTTTTCGACATTGTACGGTTTGTTTATCGCAAGAGTTGAAGATTTGAGTGCTAAAAATGAAGATTTGAATGCAAATatttgagaattcttgaagaagacTGTTAATAGAGAAGtgattttgagagaaaatttAGGCGTGCgaatttggtgaaaattttTGATAGGCGTGCAGATGTAATGATTTTGAAAAGAGTTGGGGAAGAACAAAAATTTggggaatataaatttttttttttagataacgTTTTacagttttaaaaataaaactgtaATTGTTTTAGATTTTGATAAAAGCCCTAATATTTTGTAGTTATCTTAAAAAAGGtaactaaataatatttaatttaaattactttaattaagagttttgtttaaaaaaggtaacttaaaataataaatttaattaactacATTGGTTTAAATAtggtaattgaattatttaaataagttaattattattttaaaaaattaatgagagtaatatattatttcttgatatgctataacttgataataatatgctataagtagtttattcttaaaaagtttgtttataacttgatatttaacctcttaaatgtgtgtgtagtgttatttttattaaataatacagGGGTAAAAAATCCTTTCCAAAATTCGATATCATTGCTACAATTTCGATTAAAATTCGAATATATTTCAAAGCTTTTTTCctcaataaaaataagaacaaaaagcTCAATCAACATTTTTAAGAATGCTTTTAGTATAGTATAGATAAAATCTACACGTCTATGAGTTAAGATTCAAAGTAATTCTTAGTTTTTACACGAAACACTAATAGTCCATCGTGTTTATAATATTGGTGCGCTTTTGGTTCGCCTTCaaatttttgtctattttttaaCAATGATTTTATCCAcaatttatgtatgaaatattCAGTCGCCTTTTTATATATTAGTAGAAATAATAACGACATGTGAGAAAAGTTGAGAAGAAAAATTCCGTATCTTTTTtcagtaaaaatattattgcagcTAAAATCGAGAGGTTCATAATGTTGATTTCGCGtgtaataatgtatttttttttttacaacatCATATGCCAAGTTGCTTTTATTTTAGCAGCAATAATATttctattgaataaaattaattgtttcCTTTACACCTTCTCTCACATGAAGTTATTCTTtatgatgaatatattaaaCATTTCATACATAAAATTGTGGACAAAATTAACATTAAagcaaaaatttgaaaaagggTCAAAAGTGCAcatatattacaaaataaagaaagactATTTTGGGCTTTTTATCTTTAGACTAAACACACACTTGGTCTTCAACAcccaaattcatatatatatataggaaaaattagtaaactagtcaaaataaataacatatttagtaaaaatatccacactttataaatattagcaataatgtcaaaaatgtcattattttaaaaaatttatgtcccaattttcttcctattttatctctctttttcaattaattctatatatccttttttttaaaaaaaaaatcattctctcatatttatcttttcaaattattaattctctctcccatttaattttttttctctctcatggTTATCTTTTCTGATTTTCCTCTAACATTCAagttgcaaatatttttttgccatatattttggttgttttttaaatccaaaattgaatcaacaaaAATCCCTTTGATTAAGGTATCTCTAATCTTTATCCTATTTTCagatttcttttctaattttatttttgtttaaatcttaaaaaaatgttgtttgtatttttcaatttccGTTATGATTTACTCTCCAATGGCTGAATCCAAGAGGCTTACTAGAGGTATTCATCTTAATCAACCAATTTCTGgtgatttttcatcctttaatttATCTATTACTTAACAAATAGTGTATAACGTATGATCCGCTGCTAAAATGAGGGAAGAAAGAGGGTAAGAACATTTACAAGACTCATTGGTATGCAAAACCTTCCTCAAATTCAGAACGCAAATGTAGAATCTCTGTCTACTCGTGAGGATCTTGAAAAAGACGACGAAGATCGGATAGTTGTCGAACAATtttctattagtttgttttgtatttatagttcttttttagaatttggtatgctttcttaatttgtattcaaatcactatgtatactatcaatatttgtatttattaaaaatttcatgttgcatggtttatgaatcttgtatttgcccctaatttgtattcatccaaatgtatgtcaactagttatgtattttattcataagaagaacaactttctattagtttatttgtatttgaatataaatacaaataatagaCATATTGGAATAAATACGACTTAGAAAAGGaaacaagattttgaaaagaaaaataaatacacagtgaaaaatatatacgaatacaaatgtatttcttaaatagctacattttatttgacatacatattggaatgaatacaaactaataaaggtatgtcaactgaatttgacatttttttctaatttgtatttattctaaaggtatgtcaactagttatgtattttatttaagaatgagtacaccaaatattcaattatttcttttcaattttatatttcattcactttttcatcatactaactttttgtattttatatattattatacaaaattctaaattaaaactagaataaatagaaatacaaataaaatacatattgaaatgaatacatacaggatttttgaagaaacaaataactatatagggaaaaaatatatgaaaatacaaatatatttcttaaatgactatatagataaattcggcatacctattggaatgaatacaaactaataaaaaactataataaatataaatagaatatattgtggaatgaatataattttaaaaaggtaaaaattctggagaaaaaaaaaacaaaatttaaattttatttgaaaatgtaactgatgagaaaattaagaatgcttgccttttttttgaaatattcccccccttaattttctcctttttgttattaaataattatattctttaaataaaaataaataataacaacataaataagatacataacaaactaaaatgacatttttactaaatattgaaattgttgctAATGAGTCCtcttaaatgctaaaatattgacattttgaaaaatttcccatATATATATTACTAGATATGAAAGGGCCCGTTAACGGGTtcaatatatcaattttaaatttattatttcgttattaaatttaaaaatacatatctaTGTCGCGGACTTACTCCTATACAGTGTTTTCTTGACCGTTTAtcatgattaattatttaaaactcATTTAGTCATAACGATATCTTTCCTACCACAAAtaataaccttgaattcataattcaaattcaaggtagagctAAGAGTTAAGTCTTGAGAGTTTAGAAAGTCTCTTTGAgtcttttgaggagtcttctttAATTTCTAATAACTTATTTCAAGACTTGAGTAAGTGAGTATGAGAATCATCGatatccttcatatcatgaatcttaactctttaattcatgattcaaattcaagaaatacATGAATTCCATATTGTTATTTAGACCCTCAAGTCGagtcgttcatgcccataaatttggcatgaacttcataagttgagtatctttgagaggagtagtatcttcaaggtctaagtcttgagtattgagtttctAATCATTTAGGGATATTCCTAATTATGGGGCTACTACATGTTACCCACGGAGGTCCTTGAGTTGAGAAATTCATGCCTATACACTACAACAAATTTGATTATCAGGAACAAATAATTTCGtcaattataaatcatatttcgtcactaaaaatcTTGTGAGACGAAAAATAAGTCGTCACGAAAAGTATACAAAGACGATTTAGTGCTTCGTCgctgaaaatattatattaactacaaaaagaaaaatcgtTCCCAAATTCTTAAACAAttgtgacaaatttatttgttgtaaaaaGTACGTATAtcttttttgtagttaatagtaTGTTTTGTCACTAAAAAGGTTATTACTATCGACAAAATTATATTGTCACTAGCTATTTTACTTCAACCAGTGACAAAATCAATTGTCTCTATAGTAAAATGTATTTCGTAGTTGAAGAAAATCTAATTTCTCCACTaatgactatattttatatacaaaaagttattatgttctttaatgtattagggataaatttatcattacaaaaaaagtttattttcctatgatataatatatatatatatatatatatatataaataataaattaatcatcAAAGAATATAGTGCATCAACATTAAGTGATATTTCTTCTCTCTTAACCAAATATCTTGATTTTGAGTtggatatgaaaaaaaaatctcaatagAGAGCGCTATATCCGAATAGACATTATTTTGACGCAAAGTATAATTAATCGAATTTTCATAtgaatattgcataattattgaaattactaTTAGGAATTTGCTATTTTTGTCATCTCTTTCTAAATAGTAACCaacttaaatttatttacttcTCTAACCAATGTATTCATTTCGATTCttaacttcttatttgagacAAAAGAATAGtaatattaagtaaataaagtaCATAATCtactataattaaataaattttaatttggttaattttaaattataaaacattttatcatcaaaatattcttattatCAATGTACGTAAATTGaacagaaaaaatattattatttctcttcaatatttgactcacaaaattttaaaactctaACCAAAgaactattattataaatttggtAAGACTCTTAGTttactttaatttcatttagTTTATCAAatctatctattttttttattttttttattttaatgctccctaattaaaatattttcattgtcatttgatacattttaaatcatatttattttagtgccaaaaaaaaagatgttaatgaaacataataaaataataattactcttctaaaaaaataaattccacaattttaaataaacacataatcatcataattataattttatattactctcgaaaataaaattatttataagtttgCCATTGATAGTCCCTAACTTCACTCTTGTATATTGGagtaatataatagaaaaaataaaatgaaacgcCTAAACTCGTTAAAAATGGTGAAGTTATTGGAAGTCTGGACAAGACTGAAGTTATTGAGGGCTGCGAGGGAGAGCAATTAGCAAACCAAAAGGAGTAACATGGAAGCGCTACTAGCCTCATACGCAGACGATTCTTCTGACACCGGCTCCGATTCCGACTCCAATCCCACCCCTCCACAGCCGCCGTCAGCTTCCACATCACTGGCCCCTCTCCCTCCGCCTCCTATTTCACTTCTTCAGCCGCCCAACTCTTTTGGtaactttctttttttcatcaaccacagaaaaatctaTATTCTCACTAAATGTTTGCTTTTTTGCTTCTGAAGTTTCCTTGGACTCCTTGCCTAGTATTCAAGTGGATCGCGTTCGAAGCTTTCCTCATATTGAAGGCAATTATGCTTTACATGTCTACATCCCGGGTAATTTCTTCTGTCTCCCTTGTTTTCATCGCATTTTATGCTTCCTTATCAAATTTTGTGTTTGTGAATTGGTAAATAGCATAATAACTCAATTATGCAAAATCATTATTAGTAGTTAAAAGGTAGGTCTAGAGAAAGATCATTTGCAAATTGCATTTAGTAACAGAATTAGGATGATTTAAGACACggttttttaaatcaaaaagagACAAATCAAACGGTCCTTATTTAATCTAGTATGATATTGGTAATATGATGCGAAGTCGAATCTTTTTGTTGGTAAGTTTATTGGAAGGTTGTTATAAAACGTTTTTTCTTCGTAatgtttgtttatattttcttttacttctaGTTTATATACCATCTGCAACAAGGAAGGGTCTGGTCAGATTTCTGAAGAAGGTCACAGCTATAGTACCTACTCTATATGCTGTGGATGTTGATGTACCATTGAGTGGTTTGTTGAAAGATGAAGCACTGCTTGAAAAAGTGGTGTTGGGTAGAGAGTTTCACATTAGTTTGGGAAGAACTGTTCCTCTCCGCGTGCATCAGATTAATTCCGTGGTCTCCATGCTTCGACAGAGGCTTCAGTTTCAGAGGAGGTGAGGTGACATTAGTGATATGCATGCTATCTCTGATTTTGTTTTGAGAAAAACAAAACCTGTTGTTGCTTTGTTAATTGTTGTCTATTAATGGACATAGGTATTTGATTGATTTTAACAAATGGGAGATCTTCGTCAATGATGATTCAACTCGCACATTCATGTCACTGGAAGTTTTAGAAGGAGGCCTAGCACAGGTATGAAAAATGCCATTTCTTTAGTACTTGTTCGAAACATGGTTTGCTGTTTTGGATTGTGTTCACTTCTAGCTGAACACTGAAGAATGTTTGAAGTCATAAGTATGCTCCTCATATAGAAGTTAGTTGTTGGTACATCCTTAAAGTCCCTTAATATAAAATAGATATCGAGGCACATGCTTGTGTGTGCCAAATTCAATTTTCCGAGATTTAAGAGCTAACGAAGAGTAATGTAACTTGAGAAAAAGAGAATATGAGATGGTTGTAGAAAAGGAAGTGCCATGAGATGGAAAAATCTACCCTAGTGACCTGTATAACCCTTCTGTTTCCTCATTAGTGAGGTGGTTATAACGATATCTAAGAGAAAAGCTTACAAGAGGCTTGTCCTAGGGTTTGGTTTAGTGGTAAGAGCGCAGCTTGTGATGTGTAGTACCCGCATGTTACGAGCTCAAACTCTGTTGCAGACAAAAAAAACTTGGTAAGTATGTGGAGAAGGTAGAGGGGAGGGCCCATTATCCATCGAGTTTGGAACTGTGCGCCGCTGGCCTTCGGGGTTTTTGTCGGGTATCCCACCAAAACATAAATGAATTACAACAGGATTCACCATTTGAGTTGCTATCCCATATTTAATGGTGGTAGATAAACATTCCATGAGGGTGTCTTCTGAATTATATGAGCTCTTATACTGTCTTTCATTTTCGAGAGAGATATGGCAATGTGAATGGAAGATGCCTCCAGGCCAACAGTAAGGACTGGGAATGTGTTGAATTGGTAGGTGTATGTGTTGTATCAATCAAGTTGATATTCATGGTTAATCTAGGGAATTATAAACTAGATGTACAGCCATACAACTAAAGACGGTTATCTCCCTCTGTCTGGGTAATTGGATTGGAGTTACTGCTTATGTATATTGTCAAATCCTCCTCTTCCCACTGCCTCAGTCATCTACTATAAGGTCCGTGTATGGTATCTTTTTCTCACAGGGCCAGTACATCCATAAGCTTCTCGCTACCGGTGGGGTTCAAATAGATTTTGTAAGAAAGTTCACAACTGATATTGTTTGTTGCGTTTACAAACATTGAAAACTGAAACAAAAATTAACATCTTTGGGAAAATTAGCTTATGTAAAAAATTTCAGAAGTAAGActgagtgtttttttttttgagaagggtAGCAGTAAGTAGACTATGGGAATATTAACACCTAGAATCCAAGATATGACAAAATCCTATTCTTGGCACAAACTTAATGAAGCATCAAGAATAAATGTCCTTTACATTTAGGAATGTGTTTGACGTATTCTAGACAGGGAAGCCGGTGCACAAAGCATCCCGTGTTATCAGGGTCCGGGAATCAGCCACTTATTCTGGAGGAACTGAAGATATATTGGTTTAACCAGAAATGCccattaacaaaaaaaaaataaagaagtaaaggTCACCCATTGAGCCAAGcacacattttttctttttctgaatAAAGCTTTACAAAACAACATATGCAAtatgaaaatcaaaatcaagagTGACAACTCGTGTCAAGTTTCAACATGATTAGCCAACATTTCTTTTAGATAAGAGCCTCTTTGGATTGGCTTATATTAGGGGCTTTA
This window encodes:
- the LOC107012549 gene encoding U6 snRNA phosphodiesterase, whose amino-acid sequence is MEALLASYADDSSDTGSDSDSNPTPPQPPSASTSLAPLPPPPISLLQPPNSFVSLDSLPSIQVDRVRSFPHIEGNYALHVYIPVYIPSATRKGLVRFLKKVTAIVPTLYAVDVDVPLSGLLKDEALLEKVVLGREFHISLGRTVPLRVHQINSVVSMLRQRLQFQRRYLIDFNKWEIFVNDDSTRTFMSLEVLEGGLAQIRRQIQAVDEVYKLHNLPEFYKDPRPHISITWALGDISDTLKRMVEEEMIKYRAGPSSRQKCIFTSKFSGISCKIGNKMHEICKFQEE